From the Pungitius pungitius chromosome 6, fPunPun2.1, whole genome shotgun sequence genome, one window contains:
- the lamb1a gene encoding laminin subunit beta-1a: MLELQLSVLLVLQVFIYAQDEGGMVGGAQDDVSLPEFTDVCTEGSCYPATGDLLIGRAHQLSSTSTCGLTHPEPFCIVSHLQEEKKCFLCDSSTPYDEFSSPTRGHRIENVVTTFAPNRLKTWWQSENGLENVTLQLDLEAEFHFTHLIMTFKTFRPAAMLIERSADFGKNWQLYRYFAYDCESSFPSVSQGPMQKVDDVICDSRYSDIEPSTEGEVIFRVLDPVFRIEDPYSPRIQNMLKITNLRVKFTRLHTLGDNLLDSRMEIKEKYYYAIFDMVVRGNCFCYGHAAECAPVQGAGQTSEGMVHGHCMCNHNTEGLNCEKCLDFYHDLPWRPAEGRNTNACKKCNCNHHTSSCHFDMAVFVASGNMSGGVCDDCQHNTAGHNCERCEPFYFQHPERDARDPNICQPCNCDSVGSLNGGLCDGTTDVRAGLIAGQCRCKVNVEGERCERCKQAHYGMGHEPEGCKACTCSPLGTLAGGNPCDSETGSCFCKRLVMGRDCDQCVAEHWGLSNDMDGCRPCDCDLGGAINNQCDQVTGQCVCRDHMFGRRCDQVESGFYFIALDHYTYEAEDAKFGPGVTVVPRHHPLDRNPTWTGIGLVNVPEGAFLEFSVDNIPHSMEYNILIRYEPQLPDQWEEVLMTVIRPGPIRADSRCVNTVPDDDHQMISLHPGSRYASLARPVCFESGQNYTIRLSLPLYSALSDVQSPYTLIDSIVLMPHCKNLEIFSTSEGGDSSGNSGWETFQRYRCLENSQSVTRSPMTDICRNFIFSISAMLHQGARECHCDPQGSLSTVCDPSGGQCECRSNVVGRNCDRCAPGTFEFGPNGCRACSCHPQGSQSLFCSELTGKCACVFGAYGRQCDRCLPGHWGFPACRPCTCNGHTDDCEPNTGRCIDCRDHSTGHACDRCLDGYYGDPLLGSGDHCRPCMCPDGPGSLRQFAGSCYLGDDTQQAVCVCDNGYRGSRCDECSPGYYGNPGDVGGQCQPCQCNNNIDMLDPESCDSRTGECLRCLYHSEGYACQSCKHGYYGNALLQDCQKCVCNQLGSDSSTCPSSGDCHCDRSNGQCHCLPNVVGQHCDRCAPDTWNVASGSGCEACACDPRHSHGTSCNEISGQCSCQPGFGGRTCSECRELFWGEPEVKCHACDCDPRGISQPQCNKDSGHCVCVEGVSGPRCDVCSRGFSGTFPNCQRCHQCFTEWDDVIGQLTNQTHRLVNKVNAMKASGVSGPYKKSIDGLERSVADIWVVLNQNPASQPLSETQELLQQASDLMGTLSQMLNQTEQTLIQVEDQDSAVETKLDSVMSDAHKLEQTVQELMDQVEFIKNSDIRGATDSITRYFRQSLAAEVGANASTINPGSPVETSIALRQLTEAKLNQSREEFLRKHTEHARRLDDLAGELQTLDLSEISHKTCGSPSSGQDSCLSSPCGGLGCVDSEGQTRCGGEGCDGVITVASNIWKKTQDSEQEIISAMQEVEKLSQMVSEAKFKADEAKLSAQEVLMKSNRTKQKVLQSNEELRVLIRQIRDFLTQDAADLESIELVANEVLAMQMPTTPAQLQNLTEDIRQKVGELGHVEDILQQSAADIQRAENLLDQARLASEEAADVKDSAEKVKRALEEAQKAQTSASSAIQQAAADIQNTNQLLSSVELETSHAELKLNNSTQRLQRLEKDVSLLRDKSLNIALSTERTNQDAASIRKVAEEVKEDLDSELKEKYSNVEQLIGQKAGGVVNAKKRAESLQQEAKELLLKASDKLQLLKDLEKSYEDNQRTLEEKAEKLVTLEAAVKELLQEISSKVTIYSTCLF; the protein is encoded by the exons ATGTTGGAACTTCAGCTCTCGGTGCTGCTCG TTCTGCAGGTGTTTATCTACGCTCAGGATGAGGGGGGCATGGTGGGAGGGGCACAGGATGACGTCAGCCTCCCGGAGTTCACTGATGTGTGCACAGAGGGAAGCTGTTACCCAGCAACAGGAGACCTTCTGATTGGCCGAGCCCACCAACTGTCATCCACCTCCACTTGTGGACTGACCCACCCAGAACCGTTCTGCATCGTAAGCCACCTGCAG gaggagaagaagtgtTTCTTGTGCGACTCCTCGACTCCGTATGATGAGTTTAGCAGTCCGACCAGAGGTCATCGCATCGAGAATGTTGTCACCACGTTTGCTCCCAACAGACTGAAGACCTGGTGGCAGTCTGAGAACG GTCTGGAGAACGTCACTCTACAGCTGGACCTGGAGGCAGAGTTCCATTTCACACATCTCATTATGACCTTCAAG acgTTCCGACCTGCTGCCATGTTGATTGAGCGCTCTGCAGACTTTGGGAAGAACTGGCAGCTTTATCGTTACTTCGCCTACGACTGTGAGAGCTCCTTCCCATCTGTGTCACAGGGTCCAATGCAGAaggtggatgatgtcatctgtGACTCGCGTTACTCTGACATTGAGCCGTCCACTGAAGGAGAG GTTATTTTCAGAGTTCTGGACCCAGTGTTTAGGATAGAAGATCCCTACAGCCCCAGAATCCAGA ACATGTTGAAGATCACCAACCTGCGGGTGAAGTTCACCAGACTGCACACGCTCGGAGATAACTTGCTGGACTCTCGTATGGAGATTAAAGAAAAGTATTATTATGCCATCTTTGACATGGTGGTCCGAGGAAACTGCTTTTGCTACGGACACGCTGCTGAGTGCGCCCCAGTCCAAGGAGCCGGCCAGACCAGTGAGGGCATG GTTCATGGTCACTGCATGTGTAACCACAACACTGAAGGTCTGAACTGTGAGAAATGTTTGGACTTCTACCACGACCTTCCTTGGAGGCCAGCCGAGGGGCGCAACACCAATGCCTGCAAAA AGTGTAACTGTAACCACCACACCTCCTCATGTCACTTTGACATGGCCGTGTTCGTGGCTTCAGGAAACATGAGCGGAGGAGTCTGTGACGACTGCCAGCACAACACGGCCGGACACAACTGTGAGCGGTGTGAACCGTTTTACTTTCAACATCCAGAGAGGGACGCCAGGGACCCCAACATCTGTCAAC CCTGTAACTGTGACTCTGTGGGCTCGCTCAACGGAGGTCTATGTGATGGGACGACGGATGTTCGAGCCGGTTTGATCGCTGGCCAGTGTCGCTGTAAAGTCAACGTGGAAGGAGAACGCTGCGAGCGCTGCAAACAGGCTCACTACGGGATGGGCCACGAGCCGGAAGGGTGCAAGG CGTGTACCTGCAGTCCGCTGGGAACACTTGCTGGAGGAAATCCCTGCGAcagtgaaacaggaagttgtttcTGTAAACGTCTGGTGATGGGCCGAGACTGTGACCAGTGTGTG gctgAACACTGGGGTCTCAGTAACGACATGGACGGCTGTAGACCATGTGACTGTGACCTTGGAGGAGCCATCAACAACCA GTGTGATCAAGTGACTGGtcagtgtgtctgcagggaTCATATGTTCGGTAGACGCTGCGATCAGGTGGAGTCTGGCTTCTACTTTATTGCTCTGGATCACTACACCTATGAAGCAGAGGACGCAAAGTTTGGACCT GGAGTGACAGTGGTCCCAAGACACCACCCTCTGGATCGCAATCCCACCTGGACAGGTATCGGCCTTGTTAATGTTCCAGAAGGGGCCTTCCTGGAGTTCTCTGTGGACAACATTCCCCACTCCATGGAGTACAACATCCTTATCCGCTACGAGCCCCAG CTGCCTGACCAATGGGAGGAAGTTCTGATGACCGTGATAAGAcctggaccaatcagagcagacagTCGCTGTGTTAACACCGTGCCCGATGACGACCACCAGATGATCTCACTTCACCCCGGCTCACG ATATGCGTCTCTTGCGAGACCTGTTTGCTTTGAGTCTGGTCAGAACTACACGATCCGCCTCAGTCTGCCTCTGTACTCGGCCCTCAGCGATGTGCAGTCTCCTTACACACTCATCGACTCG atCGTGTTGATGCCACACTGCAAAAACCTGGAGATCTTCTCCACCTCAGAAGGAGGAGACTCCAGTGGGAACAGTGGTTGGGAAACCTTCCAGCGGTACCGATGTCTGGAGAACAGCCAGAGCGTCACTCGGTCTCCGATGACCGACATCTGCAGGAACTTCATCTTCAGCATCTCCGCCATGTTGCACCAGGGAGCTAGAG aatgccacTGTGATCCTCAGGGCTCCCTTAGCACCGTGTGTGATCCCAGCGGGGGTCAGTGTGAGTGCCGCTCCAATGTGGTCGGCAGGAACTGTGACCGATGTGCTCCGGGAACCTTCGAGTTCGGACCCAACGGCTGCAGAG CATGTTCCTGTCACCCTCAGGGTTCACAGAGTTTGTTTTGCAGTGAGCTGACTGGAAAGTGTGCCTGTGTTTTTGGAGCGTATGGCCGGCAGTGTGATCGTTGCCTGCCCGGTCATTGGGGCTTCCCCGCCTGCCGACCCTGCACCTGCAACGGACACACCGACGACTGCGAACCCAACACTGGGCGCTGCATCGACTGCCGGGATCACAGCACGGGACATGCCTGTGACAG GTGTCTGGATGGTTACTATGGGGACCCCCTGTTGGGATCAGGTGACCACTGTCGCCCATGTATGTGTCCCGATGGCCCCGGCAGCTTGCGGCAGTTTGCAGGAAGTTGCTACCTTGGTGACGACACCCAACAGGCCGTTTGCGTCTGCGACAACGGATACAGAG GTTCTCGCTGTGACGAATGCTCACCTGGTTACTATGGAAACCCTGGAGACGTGGGGGGGCAGTGTCAGCCCTGTCAGTGCAACAACAACATCGACATGTTGGACCCGGAGTCCTGCGACAGTCGAACCGGCGAGTGTCTGCGCTGCCTTTACCACAGCGAGGGCTACGCCTGCCAGAGCTGCAAACATGGTTACTATGGCAACGCCCTGCTGCAAGACTGCCAGA AATGTGTCTGTAACCAGCTGGGCAGCGACTCCTCCACCTGTCCATCTTCCGGCGACTGTCACTGCGACCGCAGCAACGGGCAGTGCCACTGCCTCCCCAACGTAGTCGGCCAGCACTGTGACCGCTGTGCGCCCGACACCTGGAACGTGGCGAGCGGCAGCGGCTGTGAGGCCTGCGCCTGTGACCCCAGACACTCGCATGGGACGTCCTGCAACGAG ATCAGCGGTCAGTGTTCCTGCCAACCCGGCTTTGGAGGAAGAACTTGCAGCGAGTGTCGAGAGCTGTTCTGGGGAGAGCCAGAGGTCAAATGTCACG CCTGTGACTGTGATCCTCGGGGAATCTCACAGCCGCAGTGTAACAAAGATAGCGGTCACTGCGTCTGTGTGGAGGGGGTCTCTGGCCCGCGATGCGATGTCTGCAGCCGCGGCTTCTCTGGAACGTTCCCCAACTGCCAGCGCTGCCACCAGTGCTTCACAGAGTGGGATGACGTCATTGGTCAGTTGACCAATCAGACACACCGCCTCGTCAACAAGGTCAACGCCATGAAGGCCAGCGGTGTCAGCGGACCATACAAGAAGTCCATCGATGGCCTGGAGAGGAGCGTCGCTGACATCTGGGTCGTCCTCAACCAGAACCCAGCCTCTCAACCTCTTAGCGAGACCCAGGAGCTGCTGCAACAGGCCAG TGACCTAATGGGGACCCTGAGCCAGATGTTGAACCAGACTGAGCAGACTCTGATCCAAGTAGAGGACCAGGACTCTGCTGTTGAAACAAAACTGGACTCTGTGATGTCTGATGCACATAAACTGGAGCAAACTGTTCAAGAGCTGATGGATCAGGTTGAGTTCATCAAGAACTCAGACATCCGAG gGGCGACCGACAGCATCACTAGGTACTTCCGTCAGTCCCTAGCGGCTGAAGTTGGGGCGAACGCCTCCACCATCAATCCGGGCAGCCCTGTAGAAACCTCGATCGCTCTACGGCAACTCACAGAGGCCAAACTGAACCAAAGCAGAGAGGAATTCCTGAGGAAACACACTGAGCATGCTCGCAGACTGGACGACCTGGCAGGAGAGCTGCAGACTCTGGACCTATCGGAGATCAGCCACAAG ACCTGCGGCAGCCCATCATCGGGTCAGGACTCGTGCTTGTCTTCCCCCTGTGGAGGTTTGGGCTGCGTGGACTCTGAGGGTCAGACCAGGTGTGGAGGTGAAGGGTGTGATGGGGTGATAACTGTGGCCAGCAACATCTGGAAGAAGACCCAAGACTCTGAGCAGGAGATCATCAGTGCCATGCAGGAAGTGGAGAAGCTCTCCCAGATG GTGTCGGAGGCCAAATTCAAAGCGGACGAGGCGAAGCTGAGCGCTCAGGAGGTCCTGATGAAGTCCAACAGGACAAAACAGAAAGTCCTGCAGAGCAACGAGGAGCTGAGAGTCCTCATCAGACAGATCAGAGACTTCCTCACAC AGGACGCTGCTGACCTGGAGAGCATCGAGCTTGTGGCCAACGAGGTGCTGGCCATGCAGATGCCGACCACACCGGCCCAGCTGCAGAATCTGACAGAAGACATCCGTCAGAAGGTGGGAGAGCTGGGACACGTAGAGGACATCCTGCAGCAGAGCGCCGCCGACATCCAGAGAGCCGAGAACCTGCTGGACCAGGCCCGCTTAGCCAG TGAGGAGGCAGCAGATGTTAAGGACTCTGCAGAGAAAGTGAAGCGAGCTCTTGAAGAAGCTCAGAAGGCTCAAACCAGCGCCAGCAGCGCCATCCAGCAGGCCGCTGCCGACATCCAGAACACCAACCAGCTGCTTTCTTCT GTGGAGTTGGAAACGTCCCATGCAGAGTTGAAGCTGAATAACTCCACCCAGAGGCTTCAGAGGCTGGAGAAAGACGTGTCACTGCTGAGAGACAAAAGTCTGAACATCGCTCTGAGTACTGAACGCACCAATCAGGATGCAGCGAGCATCAGAAAGGTCgcagaggaggtgaaggag gaccTGGActctgagctgaaggagaaaTATTCCAACGTGGAGCAGCTGATTGGTCAGAAGGCAGGGGGCGTGGTGAATGCTAAGAAGAGGGCGGAGTCATTGCAACAGGAAGCCAAAGAGCTTCTGCTGAAGGCTAGCGACAAACTGCAGCTGCTCAAAG ACCTGGAGAAGTCTTACGAAGATAATCAGCGGACTTTAGAGGAAAAGGCAGAAAAGCTGGTGACCCTAGAGGCGGCCGTGAAGGAGCTGCTTCAGGAGATCAGCAGCAAGGTCACCATTTACTCCACCTGTCTCTTctag